CCAGAAGCCGTGTCGTCTCACGCGAACTGGCGGCGGCCTGTGCCGCTACCGTTTCCGGCACAGTAAGGACAAGAACCGAAAGGATGCAGGCGAACAGTCTGAACATGGGTGACGGCACTCCTCTTCCTCGGCTCGGCGGGCGGCCTTTTCTTATGGGATCAGTTGGGATTTCCCACGGGGATCGGCGGCGTTCCCTTATATGTTGTCAGCTTGATCCGAAGCACCTGTTCGCGGTCGGTGAAGTTGATGCCGTAATCGATCGCATCACCGTTCCACACGCGGCGGAATATCCATTTGCCATTGTCGAAACGGCCTTCCTCGACCCGCAGCATCATCATCGATTCGAGCGGGGCGGGCTTGCTCAGGCCGAAATAGACGCGCGTCCGAAAACCGGTGACGAGGAACTCATTCTCGCCCAGTTGCGCGACAGCGACGCCACCAACAGGTTCGGGGTTGCCGGTTGGCTTGTCCGTGCCGAACTGCCACTGACCGAAGGTCGCGGTCATATTATATTTGCCCATGTCGATATGCTGGGTATGCGCGGCCTTGGGGTCGGTCGGCTCGGCCACGCCCCAGGTCTTGCCTTCGAACGCCCATTTCGCCCATTCGCGCTGCATCGGTTCGAACAGGCGATAGTTGCGCGCGAACAATTCCATGGTCGCGTCGTCCAGGTCCTTCGCGCCCAGCGGATAATTATAATAGCCCGTATAATCCATGCCGAAGGGCGCAAAGCCAATCGCGCCTCGCCCCACGGCAGGGAAGAAGTAGCGCGCAAACTCCTTGTCATTGCCCGTTTCCGGCACCATCAGGGCATTATCTGGGCGGTCGTAAAAGCCGAGATAGGCAAGATAGGCGGCGTGATCGCGCGCGTAGATGTCCGGCGCGACCAGATCGATCGCTGGCGCCGCCGCCTTATACACATCGATCACATGATGGACTGGGCCGCCGCTGGAATAGGTCGTCGCGGGCTGGCGTCCGAAGGCGGAGGCGAGCGCGGCGTTCATCAACATTGGCAGCGGCTTCACCGCCTTGCCGGCTTCGGCGATCTCATTGGTATAATGGGCGATCGACCAGGCGTGGAAATATTCGTCCGCATCGCCGCCAAATAGCTGGCGCCAGGTGCCCGGCTGCTTGTTCATCCGCCTGACCAGCGACGCAGGAACCGGCCCGTCGAACAGCTTCTGCGCCGTCGGAGAGAAATCGCGCACGCTGCCATAGCTACCGACCTCATTTTCCGGCTGCACCATGATGACGGTATTTTGAGGATCATTTTTCTTCAGATATTCCATCAACTTGACGAAGGCGCACTTGTCCGCGTCCAGCGTTGCGCGATAATGGGGCGAAAGCGCGTAATGGGTTTCGCCCTTGGCGTTGATCATGTGCGGAAAGCGCTTCGGGTTCAGCTTGACCCATTCAGGCACATAGCTGGCCGAGGTATTCTTCCAGGTGCCGAACCACAGCAGCACCACGCGCAGATTGCGCGCGCGCGCCTGCGGCAGCAGCGCGTCGAGGAACGAGAAATCGAACTGCCCCTCCACCGGTTCGACCTGTTCCCAGCCGACCGGCACCTCGACCGTATTGGCGTGCATCTTCTCGATCGCCGGCCACACTTCGGGCAGCATGGCGGGATAATTGGCGCTGTTGTTGACCTGCGCTCCCAGCATCAGGAAGGGCGCGCCATCCACCATCAGCGCGTGATGGCCCGCCCGCGAGGCAATATAGGGCGTATCCGGCGCGGCCAGCGCGGGGCCGGCGACAAGGGCCAGACAGGTCAATGTCGAAAGCAGTCGGCTGGTCATGCGCATTAATCTATCGTCCCTTCTGTAGTGCGGTGAAAACGAACGGAGCGGGCAGCGCAGAAACCGAGACTGAAATTGGGGCGTGCGACTATCGCCGCTGCCACCAATGCACGCTGCATCACCTTCATGATCCTTCTCCCTATGCCCTTCACTTGCGTAAATGCCCTTTATAATGCAAGGCATTTTTGATAGCGCTATCATGAGTATAGCCGGGAGATGAGGATGAAATGGGCAATCACCCTGCTTGGAATTTTGGCGGTCGCGGGCGCAGCGCCGTATAGCGCGAAAGCGGAAAAGGCAGAGGCGCCTGCCCCCTATCTCTGGCGCAACGTTACGGTCGGCGCGGGTGGGTTCGCGCCCAATATCATCTTCAGCACGGCAGAGCGCGATCTTGCCTATCTGCGCACCGACATGGGCGGCGCCTATCGCTGGGAAGCGAAGGAAGCCCGCTGGGTTCCGTTGCAGGACAGCATGGCCGAAGGCAGCTATATGGGGATCGAGAGCCTGGCTGCCGATCCCAGCGATCCGAACATCGTCTATCTGGCCGCCGGCATGTATCGAGGGGGAGCCGCCGCGATCCTGCGTTCGGACGATCGGGGCACGACCTGGCGCGTAACGCCCGTGTCCTTTGCGATGGGCGGGAATGAAGATGGCCGCGGCATGGGCGAGCGGCTGGCGATCGATCCCGGCAACACCCGCACCCTCTTCTTCGGATCGCGCCATGACGGCCTGTGGCGGAGCGATGACGGTGCCGCGACCTGGCGGAAGGTCGACAGCTTTCCCCTGCCCGGCCTGGGCTTGCCCGGCCGTAGACAGCCGACACATGGCGGCATCAGCTTCGTCGTGATCGATCCGGGGACCGGCGCCATCTTCGCGGGGTCGGCGGACCCCGGTGATCGCCACCTGTTCCGTTCGCTCGACCATGGCGCGACTTGGCAGCAGGTCGAGGGCGGGCCGCCGCCCACGCTGCTGCCGGTGAAGGCGGCGATCGACCGCCGCGGGATGCTCTATATCGCCTATTGCAACGGCATCGGCCCGAACGGCATCACGGCAGGCGCAGTCTGGCGTTTCGACACGAAGCGCAGCCGCTGGACCGACATCACGCCCGACAAGGCCCAGGTGGGCGGATTCATGGGGCTAAGCCTCGACCCGTCCGCACCCGGCACCTTGGCGGTCAGCAGTGTCGATCGCTGGAAACCAGGCGACACGATCTGGCGCACGCAGGACGACGGGGCGCACTGGACCGACATCCATGACATGAGCCGGCACGACACGCACGCATCGCCGTTCCTTCAGATGGACGGCGACAGCGCCGATTTCGGTCACTGGACCGCCGGTGTTGCGATCGACCCGTTCAATCCGGGCCGGGCCGCCTATGTCACCGGCGCCACCGTCTATATGACCACCGACTTCGCCGATCCCAAGGCGATGCTCTGGAAACCGTGGGTCAAGGGAATTGAGCAGACCGCCATCATCACCCTCGTCAGCCCGACCGGCGGCGCGGCGCTGATCTCTGGCTTCGGCGATATTGCGGGGTTCGTACATGACGATCTTACGGTCTCGCCGGCCCATGGATTTTCGAACCCCTATCTCTCCAATACCAACAACATCGATTATGCCGGTCGCCACCCCGATATCCTGGTGCGCAGCGGCAGCCTCCATGCGAACCGTCCGCGCGACGCCACGCTGGGTTGGTCGCAGGACGGTGGGCGCAGTTGGCAGCCGTTGCGCGTTCCGCCAATGGCCGCAAAACCCGGCGCGGAGGAACAGCGGCAGGACCTGGAGGGCAACGCGCCCATCGTCACATCGGCCGATGGCGCAACCTTCATCGTCGCCACGCCGATCGTCATGTTGACGCGCGACCGGGGCAGCACATGGCTCGTTCCCAAAGGGCTGACGTGGAACGTCCAGCCGGTCGCGGACAAGGTCGATCCCCGGCGCTTCTATGCCGTCGACGTGGATCGGCACCGACTGCTGGCCAGCAAGGACGGCGGACTGAGCTTCGCGCCCGTCAAGGGCCGTGGGCTTCCCGCCGATCTTGAGGGCGCACGGATGATGGGGCGCGAACAGCCCGCCAGCCTGGTCGCAAGTCCGTTCGCGGCCGGCGACCTCTGGCTGCGCGTCGGCACCGATCTCTATCATAGCATCAATGGCGGCGCTTCGTTCGACCGGGTCAACGGAACGCTGCCGTTGAGACTGTTCGCACTTGGCAAGCCGGCACCAGACAGCGGCATCGCCACCATCTTTGCAACCGGGATATTGGACGGGACGAATGGCATATGGCGTTCGACCGACGAGGGGCAAAGCTGGCGCAGGATCAACGATGATGCACATCAGTGGGGATTACGTTTCCGCGTCATCGCCGGCGATCCCCGCATCTTCGGCCGCGTCTACCTGGGCACGGACGGACGCGGGGTGCTGTATGGCGATCCAGGCCGCTGAGGTGCGCCCCGCCCCCCCATTTGAACAAACCAATCACACCCGCGCGCTTTCCCAAATGCGTTGAAGATTTGCCGCGCCCGAACCGACAAAAAATACAGATTAGGAGGAAATAGAGTGCCGACCCTTGCCAAGTTCCTGAGCCGTTTTTGGCTGACTCCCCTTCTGTGTGCCACCGCCGTTCCGGCCTATGCCGCAACGCGCAGCCTGTCAGAGGACTGGCTGTTCACGCGCGGTGAGGTCAAGGGTGCGGAGGCATCGGCATTTGGCGACAGCGGTTGGTTGCCGGTCGCCGTCCCGCACGACTGGGCGGTCATGGACGGCCCCAACGGCGCCCCGCCCTTCACGCCCCAGGCCGTGGGCGGACAGGATTCGGGCTACCTCCCCGGCGGTATTGGTTGGTATCGCCGCCATCTGCGCCTGGACTCCGCCGAGGTGCAGAAGCTGGTCCGCCTGAATTTCGAGGCGGTCTATATGGACGCCGACATCTGGCTGAACGGCGAATTGCTGGCCGAACATCATTTCGGTTACACGGCCTTTACGGTCGATCTGACGGGCAAGCTCAAGGCCGGCGACAATGTGATCGCGGTGCGCGTCCACCATGCCGACCCTTCGTCGCGCTGGTATGGTGGATCGGGTATCATCCGTCCGGTCTCGCTCGACATTCTCGATTGTGTCCATCTTCAGCCCGACAGCATCTTCGTGACCACCCCGGTCGCGACCGAGGCGTCGGGCACCGTCACCGTCCGCGCTGCCACCGGCAATTGCGCGGGCCGCGCGCAGCCGATGGAACTGGTCACGCAAATCGTGGCCCCCAATGGCGATGTGGTGGCACAGACAAGCGATGTTCGCACCGTGGCCGGGAAGGGCAATGCCGACTGGAACCAGTCGTTCACGGTGCCGCGCCCGGCGCTATGGTCGCCCGATGCCCCCAATCTCTATACGCTGGTTCAACAGGTGCGGGTCCAGGGCGCCGTGACCGACGAGCGGCGGACCCGTTTCGGCATTCGCACGATCAGCGCCGATGCGGTGAACGGCCTGCGGGTCAACGGCAAGCCGGTGCGCCTGCGCGGCGGCAATTTCCATCATGACAATTACATGCTGGGCGCAGCCGGCTTCCCCGATGCTGACATGCGCAAAGTCGCGCTGATGAAGGCTGCCGGTTATAATGCGCTTCGCAGCTCGCATAATCCCGCCAGCCAGGCGACGCTCGACGCAGCCGACGAACTTGGGATGCTGGTGATCGACGAATCCTTCGACGCCTGGAACAAGAGCAAGCGCGACATGGATTATGCGCGCTTCTTCAAGACCGACTGGCAGCAGGATATCGACTCCATGGTCATCAGCGGGCGCAATCATCCCAGCGTCCTGTTCTGGAGCATTGGCAACGAAATTCCCGAACAGGGTTCGCCGCTGGGGGTCGATACAGGGCGCAAGCTGGCGGAGCGCGTGCGGCTGCTCGACCCCACCCGGCCGGTGACGCAGGCGGTCAGCACCGACGCACCCGCCAGCGACGCCCAGTTCGCGGTGCTGGATATCGCGGGCTATAATTATCGCGCGAACATGTTCGAGGACGATCATAAGAAATTCCCCGAACGCGTGATGTACACGTCTGAATCGCTGCCCCTCGACGCCTTTTCCTATTGGCGCAAGGTGGAGACCATGCCCTGGGTGATCGGCGATTTCGTCTGGACGGCGGTCGATTATATCGGCGAAAGCGGGATTGGCTGGATGGGCTATAGCCAGGACTGGCAGAAGCTCGGCCCCTATCCCTGGCACCTTGCCTATTGCGGCGAGATTGACGTGACCGGCCGCAAGCGACCAGCGGCCTATTACCGCCAGATACTCTGGAAAACCGGGATCGACCCCGTGGTGGCCTTTGTCCGTCAACCCAAAGGCACAGAGGATTTGCCGGATCGGCATTATTATCCGATCACGCCCCCGCATCTCGACTGGTCGCATCCCGATGTTCACCCGAGCTGGACGTGGCGGGGGCAGGAGGGCAAATCGCTGGAGGTGGAGGTCTATTCAGAGCTTCCAGAGGTCGAACTGTTCCTCAACAACAAAAGCCTGGGCCGCAAGATGGTGAGCGTGGACACCGAGTATAAGGCGCTGTTCAACGTAACCTATGCTCCCGGCCGTCTGACCGCAGTGGGCTATCGCGCCGGACGCGAAGCCGCACGCTGGGAATTGCGCACCGCCGGGGCGCCCACCAGCGCGAAGGTGAGCGTTGATCGCCAACGCCTCACCGCCAATGGTCAGGATCTGGCCTATGTGGCGGTTCAACTGGCCGATGCCGATGGCACACCAATCTACGCGCAGGCGGACGATCGTCGCGTAACCGTGCGTGTCACGGGTGCCGCGAACCTGGCCGGTATCGGCAATGGGGATCCACGCGATGCGTCAAGTCTCCAGTCGGGCACCCGGACCAGCTTCCACGGCCGCGTCGTCGCCGTCATCCGCGCCGGGACACAGGCCGGGCCGGTCAAGGTCGAAGTCGCAGTCGATGGCGTGCCGGTCCAGGAGTTACGCCTCGACACCGTATCACGGTAAGGACGTCGGGGTTGGTCCGTCACGACTACCCTTTGGCAGGGTGGCAAACCATCGTCAGATGCCATCGGCGGGGCTTGTCGCCTCTTCCCTCCCTTTGCGGGAGGGAAGAAGGGGGAGAGGCAGTCCACAAAGCGATCGGGAGGGAAACTAATCGCTTCACGCAATCCTCTCCCCAGTATCAAACAGCCTTCCCGGATCGCGGATCATGTCGATCCGCGATCCGGAAATATCTTGCAGGTCAGAATCGAAAACGGACGCCCGCCCGGTACATGCGACCCACCACGTCATACAGCGCCGGATTGACGAAATAGGGCGACTTGGCCGGATCACGGTCGAACAGATTGTCGACCTTGAAGTAAGCGGTCACTTTCGGCGTGATGTTGTAGGTGCCGCCAATATCCATATAGAAGGCGCCGGGCATGAAATTCTGGTCGATCGTCGGCTCAGCCTGGGTCGATGCAGGGCAACTGCCCGGCTGGCACACCACATATTGATGGCCCAGTACGCCGTCGCTGAACCAGCGTTCCTGAACCATGAACGAGAATTTGTCATTCTCGTAGCTCTGGATCGCCAGCCACTTCCAGTCGGGCGTATTGCCCAGGTTCACGCCCGCGCTGTCGACGCCCGTAGTACCCGGCAGGCCGCTGGTGGTTACGAACTTGCTCACATGGGTCGCCAGCGCCCGGAAGGTCAGGCTGCCGGGAAGGCCCAGCGGCCGCTGCCAGCGATAGCTCGCCTCAATGTCGAAGCCGCTGGTGTCGATCGACGCCAGGTTGAACGCCTGCACGTTGATGAAGTTCGGCCCGCTCTGGTTATTGAGGTTGAAGGCGCTGCAAGTTTCCGGAACCAGATTCTGGAAGCACAGGTTGACGATGTCGCCCGCGCCGATGCTGGAAATCACGTCCTTGATCTTGAGCTTGTAATAATCGAACGACACACTAAGCCCCGGCAGCCAGGACGCGCCGGAGAAGGCGATGCCGGCGGTCGTGTTGCGCGCGGTTTCGGGCCGCAGGTTGGCGTTGCCGATCGTGTTCTGGATTGCCAGCACGTTCACGCCACGGAACGGATCGAAGAAGTTGGGCAACGTGGTCGTGACCGGGGCTGCGAACAGTTCCGACAGGTTGGGCGCACGCACATCCTTCGACGTCACGCCGCGCAGCCGGAACCCTTCGATCGGCAGGCTCCAGGTGCCGCCGACCTTCCAGGCCCAGATGGTGCCCGACGTGCTGTAATCGGTCACGCGCACCGCGCCGTTGATGTTGGCGCGGCCCAGCGCATCGCTGTTGAGAACCGGCAGGTCCGCCTCGAAAAAGGCTTCCTTCACGCTATAAGCGCCGCCGCCATTCTTGTAATTGCCCGCATACCAGTTGTTGCCGGCGTTCAGCAGCGTCGGGTCGGCCGGATAGTCAGTCGTAGGCGGGCTGAACGCGAATCCAGCGCCGTAGGGGTCAGCCTTCACCCGGTAGAATTCGTGACGATATTCGCCGCCGAACGCGATCGAGAGCGGCCCGGCCCACAAATCGATGGGCGATCCCGAAATATTGATGCTGACCACATCCTGCGTCTGGCGCGTCCGCTGGAACGGCCCATTTTCAGGAATGATATAATCCAAAGCCGCCTGAGACGGATTGCCGCCGAAAATGTTGAGCGGCTGGCAGCCATTCGCCCGCGCCACGGGATCGGCGCACACGACCGCACCGTTCAATGTGGTCGCATTGATCGCCTGGTTGAAGCGGTTCGACAGCATGATGTTCGACACATCGATGTCGGTATAGGTGGTGCCCCGCTCATAATAATTGTCGTAGCTCCATTCCGTGCCCAGCAGATCGAACTCCCCCTTGGCGCCGATTACCGCACGATACAGGCGACGGTCGGTGTTGACCTGCGTGTTGCCCAACGCCGCATTGCTTGTGCCATAGCCGAAGCTGGTGATGCCCGCCGTCGTACACGCCGCCTTGATCGCAGCGGGGACGAAGGGATTGGCGCACTGGATCGTCAGGCCGGGTCGGTTCATGCCGCCCACCGGCTGATTCTGGGTCTTCACCTGCCCGTAGTTGAAGCTGACATAAAGTTCGTCATTGTCCGAGAAGTCGAAACCCAGACGGCCATAAGTGTTGACGCGCTCGATCGATGACTGAAGCGTACGGCCCGCATCGACATTGCCCGAAAGGTCGCCGCCAATGCAGAAGCCGGGGAAGCATCCGCGCACGTTACTCGTGCCATCCCGCGCAGGCACGCCGTTCGATCCATATTGGAACTGGAACGGATTGCCCGACTGATCGAACGCGGTGCCCTGGAGCGGACCGGACGTAATCAGGCCATATTTCGTATAGTTATAGGCCTGCCCAAAATCGCGCAGCACATAGCGCGGCGAACCGTCGTTGACCACGCCCCGGTCGATCAGGCTGGTCTGCTTGAACCAGTCGCGCCCGCCGGCCAGACCGATCCCCCAATCGCCACCACCGACGCCATCTTCATTGGCATATTCCGCGCTGACGACCAGGTGCGCGCGATCATTGGCGAAGCTGGTGCCGGCCGCAAGCTGGACCAGCACCTGCTCATTGTCGTTATACCGGCTGATGCCGCCCTGGATATTGCCCTTGATGCCCTTGAACCGGGTGTCCGTGATGAAATTGACGACACCGCCCACCGCATCGGAACCGTAGGAGGCGGACGCGCCGCCATTCACGACATCGACACGCTGTACCAGCAGTTGTGGAAACAGGCTGATGTCGGGCACGCCGGTCACGTTCGCGCCAACGACGCGCTGGCCATCGAGCAGCGTCAACGTGCGGATCGCGCCCACGCCGCGCAGCGAGAAGGAACTAAGTCCCTGCTGCCCGCTCGACGTGCTGAACGTATTGACGGACGTCCCGCTCGACCCCTGCAATGAAGGAAGCTGCGCGATAGTGGTGAAGATGTTGGGCTGCGCATTGGCCTCGATCGCGCCCGAATCGATCACAGTGGTCGGCGTGGGCGCAGTGTATCCGCTGGCCTTGATGCGCGATCCCGTTACGACGATGTCGGCACTCGCGTTGCGCCCGGCTTCATCCTGTGGCGCAGCCGTTTCGGCCGTGGACTGAGCGAGCGCCGGAGCGACGGCAAGGCCGATCGACAATGCTGCAGCACTCACCATCACAAAGCGCGCACGCGCCGAACCACGGTGCAAATGGAAACCTGACATCATTCTCTCCCCAATTCATCTTCTGTGTAGATTGTAGGGCCCCCGGCCCAGCGCCCGCACCATCCCGTCCTCCGTAACAAAGACTCGACAGAATTTTAGTTAGCGCTAACAACATCTATTGCTATCTGCGCCGATTATTGTCAATACTCCTACAAGATTTACATCGAGAGGATGATGTGCCTTGAACCTTGCCGCACCTTGGCGCACGCGAAACCGGCCATACACGGAAGAACAGACGCGGACGCTCCATGCCATGGCGCGCGTAGATAACGTTAACGGAGCCGTTTCATGATCCGCACGATCGGCCGGTTCCGCTGGACCATCATCAGCCTCTTTGTCGGGGCCATGGTGATAAATTATCTCGCCCGTTCGGTCCTGGGCGTCGCCGCACCGGTCATTCTTACCGAACAAGCGATCAGCAACGTTGAATATGGCTGGATCACCGGCGCGTTCCAGCTCGGCGTGATGCTGCAGCCTGCGGCCGGCTACTTCCTCGACAGCGTGGGCCTTCGCGTCGGCTTTACAATTTGCGTGGCAATCTGGTCGCTCGTCACCATGGCGCACGCTTTGGTGAACGGCTGGTTCGGTTTCGCCGCGCTCCGCGCCCTGCTTGGCCTGGCGGAAGGGTCGGCCCAGCCGGCTGGGCAAAAGCTGGTAGCGGAATGGTTTCCATCCAAAGAACGTGGCGCAGCGGGCGGGATATATAATATCGGCGCGTCTTTCGGCGCCGTCTTCGCTCCGCCACTGGTCGCCTGGGCCGTCATGATGCACAGTTGGCGACTGGCTTTCGTGATCGCCGGGGGCATCGGCCTCGTCTGGGCGCTACTTTGGTATCTTCACTATGACAGCCCCTCCCGCCACCGGCGACTGGGTTCTGCAGAGCGCGACTACATCCTGAGCGGCCAGGAAGCCCGCCTCGCCGCCCGCAAGGAAAGACCGTCCATCCTGGCGCTTGCGCGACGCCGCGATCTGTGGGGTATCGCCCTGCCCCGTATGTTGGCGGATCCGGTCTGGGGCATGTTGTCCTTCTGGATGCCGCTCTATCTTGCCAGGGTGCGGGGCTTCGACCTGGCGCAGATCGCCATGTTCGCCTGGCTTCCCTTTCTCGCCGCCGACCTTGGCTGCATGTTCGGTCCAGCCGTCGTGGCATTCCTTCAGCGCCGCAATGTCGACCTGATCGACGCGCGCCGCTGGGCCTTCACGCTGGGTGCCGCAATGATGACCGGCATGGCCTTTGTCGGCCTGGCTACCAACCCCTATGCTGCGATCGCGCTGCTGTGCCTCGGCGGCTTCGCCCACCAGACCCTGTCGGTTACGGTGATTACCATGGCCTCCGACCTCTTCGCCAAGAACGAAGTGGCGACTGCCGCGGGCATGGCCGGAATGGCCGGAAATCTTGGCGTCCTCATTTTCTCCCTGCTGCTGGGCCAGATGGTCGACAATGTCGGATATGAGCCCTTCTTTATCTTGCTTGGCATACTCGATCTGATCGGTGCCGTGCTTCTTTGGACATTGGTGCGCAAGCCTGCATGAATATTATCTCCAATCCTATCCTCCGGGGATTCAATCCCGACCCGTCAATCGTGCGCGTCGATGATGATTTCTACATCGCGACATCGACTTTCGAATGGTATCCCGGCGTCCAGATTCATCACAGTCGCGACCTGAAACATTGGCGGCTCGCCGCGCGCCCGCTCGCACGCTCATCTCAACTGGACATGCGTGGCGATCCCGATTCCTGTGGCGTGTGGGCGCCCGACCTCAGCTATGTCGATGGCCGGTTCTGGCTTATCTTCACGGACGTCAAGCGCTACGGCGCCACAACCGTGAACGGAGCCAAGGGATTGTCGTTGCGCGACTTTCCCAATTATCTGGTGACGTGCGATCGCATCGATGGCCATTGGTCCGATGCCGTTCACCTCAACAGCAGCGGCTTCGATCCCGCCCTGTTCCATGATGACGACGGCCGCAGCTGGATGCTCAACATGCTGTGGGATCATCGACCGGACCGTGGCCGCTTTGCCGGTATCCAAATTCAGGAACTCGATCG
This genomic stretch from Sphingobium sp. BYY-5 harbors:
- a CDS encoding DUF5597 domain-containing protein, which gives rise to MTSRLLSTLTCLALVAGPALAAPDTPYIASRAGHHALMVDGAPFLMLGAQVNNSANYPAMLPEVWPAIEKMHANTVEVPVGWEQVEPVEGQFDFSFLDALLPQARARNLRVVLLWFGTWKNTSASYVPEWVKLNPKRFPHMINAKGETHYALSPHYRATLDADKCAFVKLMEYLKKNDPQNTVIMVQPENEVGSYGSVRDFSPTAQKLFDGPVPASLVRRMNKQPGTWRQLFGGDADEYFHAWSIAHYTNEIAEAGKAVKPLPMLMNAALASAFGRQPATTYSSGGPVHHVIDVYKAAAPAIDLVAPDIYARDHAAYLAYLGFYDRPDNALMVPETGNDKEFARYFFPAVGRGAIGFAPFGMDYTGYYNYPLGAKDLDDATMELFARNYRLFEPMQREWAKWAFEGKTWGVAEPTDPKAAHTQHIDMGKYNMTATFGQWQFGTDKPTGNPEPVGGVAVAQLGENEFLVTGFRTRVYFGLSKPAPLESMMMLRVEEGRFDNGKWIFRRVWNGDAIDYGINFTDREQVLRIKLTTYKGTPPIPVGNPN
- a CDS encoding glycoside hydrolase family 2 TIM barrel-domain containing protein; this encodes MPTLAKFLSRFWLTPLLCATAVPAYAATRSLSEDWLFTRGEVKGAEASAFGDSGWLPVAVPHDWAVMDGPNGAPPFTPQAVGGQDSGYLPGGIGWYRRHLRLDSAEVQKLVRLNFEAVYMDADIWLNGELLAEHHFGYTAFTVDLTGKLKAGDNVIAVRVHHADPSSRWYGGSGIIRPVSLDILDCVHLQPDSIFVTTPVATEASGTVTVRAATGNCAGRAQPMELVTQIVAPNGDVVAQTSDVRTVAGKGNADWNQSFTVPRPALWSPDAPNLYTLVQQVRVQGAVTDERRTRFGIRTISADAVNGLRVNGKPVRLRGGNFHHDNYMLGAAGFPDADMRKVALMKAAGYNALRSSHNPASQATLDAADELGMLVIDESFDAWNKSKRDMDYARFFKTDWQQDIDSMVISGRNHPSVLFWSIGNEIPEQGSPLGVDTGRKLAERVRLLDPTRPVTQAVSTDAPASDAQFAVLDIAGYNYRANMFEDDHKKFPERVMYTSESLPLDAFSYWRKVETMPWVIGDFVWTAVDYIGESGIGWMGYSQDWQKLGPYPWHLAYCGEIDVTGRKRPAAYYRQILWKTGIDPVVAFVRQPKGTEDLPDRHYYPITPPHLDWSHPDVHPSWTWRGQEGKSLEVEVYSELPEVELFLNNKSLGRKMVSVDTEYKALFNVTYAPGRLTAVGYRAGREAARWELRTAGAPTSAKVSVDRQRLTANGQDLAYVAVQLADADGTPIYAQADDRRVTVRVTGAANLAGIGNGDPRDASSLQSGTRTSFHGRVVAVIRAGTQAGPVKVEVAVDGVPVQELRLDTVSR
- a CDS encoding TonB-dependent receptor → MVSAAALSIGLAVAPALAQSTAETAAPQDEAGRNASADIVVTGSRIKASGYTAPTPTTVIDSGAIEANAQPNIFTTIAQLPSLQGSSGTSVNTFSTSSGQQGLSSFSLRGVGAIRTLTLLDGQRVVGANVTGVPDISLFPQLLVQRVDVVNGGASASYGSDAVGGVVNFITDTRFKGIKGNIQGGISRYNDNEQVLVQLAAGTSFANDRAHLVVSAEYANEDGVGGGDWGIGLAGGRDWFKQTSLIDRGVVNDGSPRYVLRDFGQAYNYTKYGLITSGPLQGTAFDQSGNPFQFQYGSNGVPARDGTSNVRGCFPGFCIGGDLSGNVDAGRTLQSSIERVNTYGRLGFDFSDNDELYVSFNYGQVKTQNQPVGGMNRPGLTIQCANPFVPAAIKAACTTAGITSFGYGTSNAALGNTQVNTDRRLYRAVIGAKGEFDLLGTEWSYDNYYERGTTYTDIDVSNIMLSNRFNQAINATTLNGAVVCADPVARANGCQPLNIFGGNPSQAALDYIIPENGPFQRTRQTQDVVSINISGSPIDLWAGPLSIAFGGEYRHEFYRVKADPYGAGFAFSPPTTDYPADPTLLNAGNNWYAGNYKNGGGAYSVKEAFFEADLPVLNSDALGRANINGAVRVTDYSTSGTIWAWKVGGTWSLPIEGFRLRGVTSKDVRAPNLSELFAAPVTTTLPNFFDPFRGVNVLAIQNTIGNANLRPETARNTTAGIAFSGASWLPGLSVSFDYYKLKIKDVISSIGAGDIVNLCFQNLVPETCSAFNLNNQSGPNFINVQAFNLASIDTSGFDIEASYRWQRPLGLPGSLTFRALATHVSKFVTTSGLPGTTGVDSAGVNLGNTPDWKWLAIQSYENDKFSFMVQERWFSDGVLGHQYVVCQPGSCPASTQAEPTIDQNFMPGAFYMDIGGTYNITPKVTAYFKVDNLFDRDPAKSPYFVNPALYDVVGRMYRAGVRFRF
- a CDS encoding MFS transporter, yielding MIRTIGRFRWTIISLFVGAMVINYLARSVLGVAAPVILTEQAISNVEYGWITGAFQLGVMLQPAAGYFLDSVGLRVGFTICVAIWSLVTMAHALVNGWFGFAALRALLGLAEGSAQPAGQKLVAEWFPSKERGAAGGIYNIGASFGAVFAPPLVAWAVMMHSWRLAFVIAGGIGLVWALLWYLHYDSPSRHRRLGSAERDYILSGQEARLAARKERPSILALARRRDLWGIALPRMLADPVWGMLSFWMPLYLARVRGFDLAQIAMFAWLPFLAADLGCMFGPAVVAFLQRRNVDLIDARRWAFTLGAAMMTGMAFVGLATNPYAAIALLCLGGFAHQTLSVTVITMASDLFAKNEVATAAGMAGMAGNLGVLIFSLLLGQMVDNVGYEPFFILLGILDLIGAVLLWTLVRKPA